One Candidatus Methylomirabilota bacterium genomic region harbors:
- a CDS encoding heavy metal translocating P-type ATPase translates to MSTKQMIHEQDVQDMTIDFPIRGMHCASCASRIEKALRAVPGVRDSAVNFGAERAEVHIVPGRTSPGALHRVVQDLGYDVPQEEVVVPIEGMHCASCVSRIEKGLASVPGVIRASVNLATGQAVVSYIPRPTMVTDLRRAIQESGYTPLEMAAPEAAADREKALRERESRELKKKFVVGAALSSLVVIGALPHMGLEFLSAWIPPLLSSPWTQFLLATPVHFWVGWQFHRGFFIMLRHRTADMNTLVSLGTNAGYLYSVIATVSPSFFAVEGQVAVYFEAVAVLHTLIILGRWLETRARGRTSEAIKKLMGLQVKTARVLRPIGPGDESGIAERAAGVGTDVEERDVPIEEVQIGYRILVRPGEKIPVDGVVLEGASAVDESMLTGESLPVEKRAGNVVFGATLNKTGSFVFEATKVGRETALAQIIKLVEQAQASKPPIQQLADRIAAVFVPTVVSIAVLTFGVWLIWGPAPAFIFGLSNFMAVLLIACPCAIGLAAPTAVMVGVGKGAEYGILFRGAEPLEMSSKLSAVVLDKTGTLTRGEPSVTDIVVGSEFRVQASDFRIKGSETGLAVNPEPSTLNAEQRELLRLAASAERTSEHPLGESIVARAKAEGLALSTPEAFEAIPGHGIRATVEGRRVLLGNLKLMQEQGLALNGLAQEAQRLAGEGKTPIFLAIDETLTGMVAVADTLKPHAQEAVAAFHRLGLEVVMITGDTRRTAEAIAKQVGIDRVVAEVLPDEKASEVRKLQAEGKVVAMIGDGINDAPALAQADVGIAIGTGTDVAMEASDVTLITDDLRGVVTAIALGKRTMRTMKQNFFWALAYNTILIPVAAGVLYPVVGLLMSPVLAGGAMALSSVSVVSNSLRLRAFRPTL, encoded by the coding sequence ATGAGTACAAAGCAGATGATCCATGAACAAGACGTGCAGGATATGACGATCGATTTTCCGATCCGGGGGATGCACTGTGCGAGCTGCGCGAGCCGGATCGAGAAAGCCCTGCGGGCGGTCCCGGGCGTTCGGGACTCGGCAGTCAACTTCGGGGCCGAGCGGGCCGAGGTGCACATCGTTCCGGGACGGACGTCGCCCGGGGCCCTCCACCGCGTTGTGCAGGATCTGGGGTACGACGTGCCGCAGGAAGAGGTGGTGGTCCCCATTGAAGGGATGCACTGCGCCTCCTGTGTCAGCCGAATTGAGAAGGGACTCGCGTCGGTCCCCGGGGTCATCCGGGCGAGCGTGAATCTCGCCACCGGGCAGGCAGTTGTCTCGTACATCCCTCGGCCCACGATGGTCACGGATCTGAGACGGGCGATCCAGGAATCGGGGTATACCCCCCTTGAGATGGCGGCGCCGGAGGCCGCGGCCGATCGGGAGAAGGCGCTCAGGGAGCGGGAGTCACGGGAACTCAAGAAAAAATTTGTGGTGGGGGCCGCGCTCAGCAGCTTGGTCGTCATCGGGGCTCTGCCCCATATGGGGCTCGAATTCTTGAGCGCCTGGATCCCGCCTCTCCTTTCGAGCCCATGGACACAGTTCCTCCTGGCTACACCGGTCCACTTCTGGGTCGGATGGCAGTTTCACCGCGGTTTTTTCATCATGCTCCGACACAGAACCGCTGACATGAACACGCTGGTCTCCCTCGGGACAAACGCCGGCTATCTCTACAGCGTGATAGCGACGGTCTCCCCGTCCTTCTTTGCGGTCGAAGGGCAGGTGGCCGTCTACTTTGAGGCCGTCGCGGTCCTCCATACGTTGATCATCCTCGGCCGCTGGCTCGAGACGAGGGCGCGGGGTCGGACCAGCGAGGCGATCAAAAAGCTCATGGGACTTCAGGTCAAGACCGCCCGGGTGCTTCGCCCGATCGGGCCTGGCGATGAGTCAGGGATAGCCGAACGGGCTGCCGGGGTTGGAACCGATGTGGAGGAGAGGGACGTTCCCATTGAGGAGGTTCAGATCGGGTATCGAATTCTCGTCCGCCCGGGGGAGAAGATTCCGGTGGATGGCGTTGTCCTGGAGGGAGCCTCAGCGGTGGACGAGTCGATGCTTACCGGCGAAAGTCTCCCGGTCGAGAAGCGGGCCGGGAATGTGGTGTTCGGGGCCACCCTGAACAAAACCGGCTCCTTTGTCTTTGAGGCGACCAAGGTGGGAAGGGAGACCGCCCTGGCCCAGATCATCAAGCTGGTAGAGCAAGCCCAGGCCTCAAAGCCGCCGATCCAGCAACTGGCCGACCGCATTGCTGCGGTGTTTGTCCCCACGGTCGTGAGCATCGCGGTGCTTACCTTCGGGGTCTGGCTCATCTGGGGGCCGGCGCCAGCCTTTATCTTCGGGCTGAGTAACTTCATGGCCGTTCTCCTGATCGCCTGTCCGTGTGCAATAGGCCTCGCCGCTCCGACGGCGGTCATGGTGGGGGTCGGCAAGGGGGCGGAGTACGGGATTCTTTTTCGGGGGGCCGAGCCCCTGGAGATGAGCTCGAAGCTCAGTGCGGTCGTGCTGGACAAGACCGGGACCCTCACCCGAGGGGAACCATCGGTCACCGACATCGTCGTGGGTTCAGAGTTCAGGGTTCAGGCATCAGATTTCAGAATTAAGGGTTCAGAAACGGGCCTTGCCGTGAACCCTGAACCCTCAACCCTGAACGCTGAGCAGCGCGAGCTGCTCCGATTGGCCGCGAGCGCAGAGCGGACTTCAGAGCACCCTTTGGGGGAATCCATCGTGGCACGGGCAAAGGCAGAGGGCCTGGCACTATCCACCCCCGAGGCCTTTGAGGCGATTCCAGGTCACGGTATCCGAGCCACCGTGGAGGGGCGGCGCGTCCTCCTCGGGAATCTGAAGCTGATGCAGGAGCAAGGGCTTGCCCTCAACGGGTTGGCCCAGGAGGCACAGCGGTTGGCCGGCGAAGGGAAGACGCCGATTTTCCTGGCGATAGACGAGACGCTGACCGGGATGGTTGCGGTGGCTGACACGCTGAAGCCCCATGCCCAGGAGGCGGTAGCTGCCTTTCATCGCCTGGGACTTGAGGTGGTGATGATCACCGGTGATACCCGCAGGACCGCAGAGGCCATCGCGAAGCAGGTAGGGATTGATCGGGTGGTGGCCGAGGTGTTGCCGGACGAGAAGGCCAGTGAAGTGCGGAAACTGCAGGCCGAGGGAAAAGTGGTGGCTATGATCGGAGATGGCATCAACGATGCCCCCGCACTTGCCCAGGCGGATGTCGGCATCGCTATCGGGACTGGGACCGACGTGGCGATGGAGGCATCAGATGTCACACTGATTACTGATGACCTTAGGGGGGTCGTGACCGCCATTGCTCTCGGCAAACGCACCATGCGGACCATGAAACAGAACTTCTTTTGGGCGCTTGCCTACAATACGATCCTGATCCCGGTGGCC
- a CDS encoding metal-sensitive transcriptional regulator codes for MINEETKREVLNRLKRIEGQVQGIQRMVQEQKYCVDILLQVSAVQGALGQVSKRLLGRHIESCVADAFASGNDRQRERKIEELLEVFSRFGRPSR; via the coding sequence ATGATTAATGAGGAGACGAAACGGGAGGTCTTGAACCGGCTGAAGCGGATCGAGGGACAGGTCCAGGGGATTCAGCGGATGGTGCAGGAGCAGAAGTACTGTGTCGACATCCTCCTCCAGGTGTCGGCGGTGCAAGGGGCGCTGGGCCAGGTGAGTAAGCGGCTCCTAGGTCGGCACATCGAAAGCTGTGTCGCCGACGCCTTTGCCTCAGGCAACGATCGGCAGCGGGAGCGAAAGATCGAGGAACTCCTGGAAGTCTTTTCCCGCTTTGGCCGGCCGAGTCGGTAA
- a CDS encoding metal-dependent transcriptional regulator has protein sequence MTHDIGLMEKTEMYLKAMVVIQQSAAPVTTSKVADFLKISVPAASDMIKRLMQKGLVLTETDGGIGVTADGLQIALQVIRRLRVAERFLADVLGLSLEKVYDEACKFEHILSGEVEERLVQLLKDPMSCPHGHPIPDVSGRLPFDYPGTTLAEMKEGAKTTVFSVPEEDADLLVYLTELGLLPHVNLQVKRIAPYQGPIFLLIGDTQQAVGLDVASRIYVTPT, from the coding sequence ATGACTCACGACATTGGCCTGATGGAAAAAACAGAGATGTACCTCAAGGCGATGGTGGTCATCCAGCAATCGGCGGCTCCTGTCACGACCTCCAAGGTTGCCGATTTCTTAAAGATCAGCGTCCCGGCTGCGTCAGACATGATTAAGCGATTGATGCAGAAGGGGCTCGTGTTAACCGAGACTGATGGGGGTATTGGAGTCACCGCGGACGGGCTACAGATCGCGCTCCAGGTCATTCGCCGGCTCCGAGTGGCCGAGCGCTTTCTCGCCGATGTGCTCGGGTTGTCTTTGGAAAAGGTCTATGACGAAGCATGCAAGTTCGAACACATCTTGAGCGGCGAGGTGGAAGAGCGGCTGGTCCAGCTCCTCAAAGATCCGATGAGCTGCCCGCATGGACACCCCATCCCGGACGTCAGCGGCCGGCTTCCCTTTGACTACCCGGGAACCACACTCGCTGAGATGAAAGAAGGGGCAAAGACAACCGTCTTCAGTGTTCCCGAGGAGGATGCGGATTTGCTCGTCTATCTCACGGAGCTAGGACTTTTGCCTCATGTGAATCTTCAGGTCAAACGGATTGCCCCGTACCAGGGCCCCATCTTTTTGCTGATCGGGGATACGCAGCAGGCGGTCGGACTCGATGTCGCCTCGCGGATTTACGTTACGCCCACCTAG
- a CDS encoding extracellular solute-binding protein, which produces MRSFAFRIVTALTLATTHLLTHSITPLQAREVGLVVVYSARIERLIKPMFDAFTEKTGIEVKYFTAKEVELFERLKAEGSHTPADIFITVDAGNLWLAEQVGLLQGFASPVIMKNIPAHLRAKDNAWVGLSVRARPIMYSTERVTPSALSTYEALAAPRWRGRLCLRTSRKVYTQSLVATMIKTLGEQRTEEVVRGWIANMRRIFNSDTQMLKAVAAGQCDVTIANTYYLARLTVKDPEFPVTVFWPNQNGRGVHVNISGAGVTKHAKHRTKAIQLIEFLSSAEAQNLYADANYEYPANPAVKPNTLLLDWGEFKADTVDVAAAGALQVAAVKLCDRAGYK; this is translated from the coding sequence ATGAGAAGCTTTGCATTCCGAATAGTTACGGCCTTGACCTTGGCGACCACTCATCTGCTGACCCATTCGATAACGCCCCTGCAGGCCCGCGAGGTCGGGCTGGTGGTGGTCTACTCGGCTCGGATCGAGAGGCTCATCAAGCCGATGTTCGACGCCTTTACGGAAAAGACAGGCATCGAGGTGAAATACTTTACCGCGAAGGAGGTTGAACTCTTCGAGCGCTTGAAGGCGGAGGGATCTCACACCCCGGCTGACATCTTCATCACCGTGGATGCCGGGAATCTCTGGCTTGCAGAACAGGTGGGTCTGCTCCAGGGTTTCGCCTCGCCCGTTATAATGAAAAATATCCCGGCGCATCTGAGGGCCAAGGATAACGCCTGGGTCGGCCTTTCGGTGCGTGCGCGGCCGATCATGTACAGCACCGAGCGGGTCACGCCCTCCGCCCTCTCCACTTACGAGGCGCTGGCGGCTCCCCGATGGCGGGGACGGCTGTGCCTTCGCACCTCGCGGAAAGTGTATACCCAATCGCTCGTCGCGACGATGATCAAGACGCTCGGCGAGCAGCGAACCGAGGAGGTCGTACGTGGATGGATCGCCAACATGCGGCGGATCTTCAACAGCGACACCCAGATGCTCAAGGCCGTCGCCGCGGGACAGTGTGACGTAACCATCGCCAACACGTACTACCTCGCGCGGCTCACGGTGAAGGACCCTGAATTTCCGGTGACGGTGTTCTGGCCGAATCAAAATGGCCGGGGTGTTCATGTGAACATCTCCGGCGCCGGGGTGACGAAGCACGCCAAACACCGCACCAAGGCAATTCAGCTGATTGAGTTCCTGAGCTCAGCCGAGGCGCAGAACCTGTACGCCGACGCCAACTACGAGTATCCCGCCAACCCAGCAGTCAAGCCGAATACCCTGCTCCTCGACTGGGGGGAGTTCAAAGCGGATACGGTGGACGTCGCTGCGGCCGGCG